In Proteobacteria bacterium CG1_02_64_396, the following proteins share a genomic window:
- a CDS encoding IS5 family transposase, protein QTVEPVFGIIKQVMGFRQFSLRGLAKVSGEWILVALAWNLKRMNVLRMA, encoded by the coding sequence ACAGACCGTCGAACCGGTTTTCGGCATCATCAAACAGGTGATGGGATTCCGGCAGTTTTCGCTGCGCGGCCTGGCGAAGGTCAGTGGCGAATGGATCCTGGTGGCGTTGGCCTGGAACCTGAAACGGATGAATGTGCTGCGCATGGCCTGA